gTCAGCATCCATCACCTTGAGCCCATGCCCCTGACTTCCTGAATATTGTGCTTGGGAAGTGATTTCACCCTGGGAAAGGCATTCCCAGTCCTGCTTGGGCTGCTGCCTTGTGGAGGTGAAGCACAGGATGTTCAGAGAGGTGTCTGTCTGTTCCACCCTGCAATGTGTCACACCAGGAAAAatcatttttgggttttggtggggTCTGCAGCCTCCACAACCACGAGCTCCTTTGGTCTGGCTCAGGAAAGGCAGAGtgcttcccctgccccatcctggaaGGGAGCCCAGGGATGTCCcatggttttggggtttcctttgcagcctgtgcccctgtgAAGctttggagggaaggggagaaTCAGGGCCCTTGAAGGAATCTTGGTGCCCTCTAGGTAGGGACTGTGTGGGGACATGGGAAccatcctgttcctgcagcagggtcCCACCAAACCAGGTGTGGGTGGAGTGTGATGGTCTCTGATGCCAGGGAGGATTGGGGACATGCTGGTGCCACACAGATGGCCAGATGTGCACACCACAGAGAGGGAGGTCACGAAGGAAACAACACACTGCACCAGGTGCACTGGGGAAGGTTTTATTGACACTTTCCACAGCCAGGTCATGGCACAGGGATTGTGCCAGGACACTGAGCTGAACCTGAGGCAGCCCagacaggaggagaaaaacacagagagacCTGTGAGGAAATGTGGGGTTAGCagggggcactgccagcaggaccaggagctcAGCACCATCACTCTGGCTGCAGATACATCCAGATGTGCCCAGCTGCCAGTGctcagcccccagagcagggtgggtctggctgctgggctggatgccctccctgcagagaaactgggagcatcagcaggagcccagcaatGAGCAGTGTGCTCAGGGCAGCGAGAGGAGCTCAGGGTGTGCTGGTGCTCTAgtctgggaagagcaggaagcCTGAGAAGATGCTGTCAGAGCTGGCAATGCCCACCATGCCGTTGTAGTCGTTGACCCCCAGCCACACCTCGTCGGCAGCAGCCAGGTGCAGCAGCGTGCCCCCCGAGCTGACCTGCATGCTGTTGGTCTTGTGGTCACAGAAGCTGGCCATCTTCCTCTGGTTTTTGAGCAGGATGACGCACAGGTTGGCTgtgtgggagctgtggaaggCGAAGTAGTAGAGCCCGGGGAGCCTGCAGGTGAACTTGCCCGTGGTGGTGTCGTAGTCGTCGTTGGTGTTGGTGATGACGTGGTTGAAAACCACAGGGACGTTCTTCAGGGGGTACTGGCTGGTCTGCCTGGTCACTGAGAATGCtgactgctgcttctgcttgaAGCTGCCTGGCAGTCCTGGGGGCCCAGCAACGCCTGGGATCCCAGGGATTCCCCTTGCACCAGGGACCCCACGGGGGCCAGGCTTGCCTGTGGGGCCAGGGATTCCTGGTAGCCCTGGCATGCCCTTGGGCCCCAGCTGTGTAGAAAAAGCTGGGATACCTGTGGGGTGGTGGGGGGTGAAAGGGAGTCAGTATCAATGGCAGGATAGAGGGAGAGgcttccccagccccttccctggtCAGGAGAGCgctgctgcctctcccattGACCACAGAGGATGCTCTGCACATCCTGCaagccaggacagagcagccATGCAGGACTCAGTGCCCCCTGCACGAGCCCAGGTGGTTTCCCTCCCTTGCTCACTCACCTGGTTCCCCTTTGGCTCCCTTCAGCCCATCCCGGCCATCCCTGCCTGGCAAACCTGGCAtgcctggcagccctggggctccatagcagctgggagggttttctgcagacacagcagagcccagatgCAGGAAGAGGAGAATGAGGGCCAGAGAGAGCTGCACCCAGAATCTCTTCTCCATTTTGGTGTTCTGTAGcatggaaagggaaagaaagtgCTGGAGTGAGGGGTGACAGCAGGGTGGGGCTGGATGTACCAGGAGCACCTGGATGCCATGGGTGTGTCCTCAATGTCCCACCCACACTCACTGCAGGACAGTGGGGAGCTGGATGTGTGGAGATGTGCCCCAGGCTCATCTCCaaccccagtgcagcccctgaTGGCACAGCAGGAGTGGGACATTCAGTCTGGATGGAGCCATGAGGTGCCCATGGCCAGCCCCAAGCCCTCTGAGTGCAGCGCCCCCAAACCCTGGAGATGCACACAGCGCTGCAGACTGTCACCCCTGCACTCAGCtcatctccctcctcctccagcagcagcctgagagtcctggctctgtgcagcaggATCAATCCTTCCATCAGCTGCTGCGTCCTGTCTCCATCACACCTGCTCAGCCCCTCAGTGCCTCCAtcaccttcctctcctcctcctcctctctcatCCACgtcctcctgtccctctccagcagTGTCCCACGCTGCTggaccccagtgccaccctccaGGCAGGGACCCTGCAGCCCTCTTACCCCAGGTGGGTCCAGGCAGGGAggtctgtgctggtgctgctgggtgtgcagtccctgccagcacagcgCTGGCTGTGGCTCCCAGAGGAGGAAGTCACAGCTAGGGAAGGGTAAAGGGCCCTTGGGAACACAGAACCCCACTGCTCCCACCCAAATTTCACATCCTCCTGCCTGATGGTTTCTGCTGAGCCAGCATTTCTTGGCTGCCCAGCAAAACCTGTACTGGTGCCACTGGGacaggaagggctgcagggacagaggtgggacacagctcagagagatgggcacagcccccccagcctctgcagggaatagccctccccaaatcccctgcTTCCCCTCTCACTTCCCTTGTTTCTGAGCACAAGGGTCACAGAGcctcagggcagctccagcGGGGTGGAGGtgcctgtggcactgaggggctgctgcAAGGCCCCTGCCTGCCTTTGGTGGAAGATGCTGCACCCCTAAATAGGACTGGAAAATGTTTCCCTTTGACAATTTCTGATCTGCACCTTTCCC
This DNA window, taken from Oenanthe melanoleuca isolate GR-GAL-2019-014 chromosome 21, OMel1.0, whole genome shotgun sequence, encodes the following:
- the C1QC gene encoding complement C1q subcomponent subunit C isoform X1, encoding MLQNTKMEKRFWVQLSLALILLFLHLGSAVSAENPPSCYGAPGLPGMPGLPGRDGRDGLKGAKGEPGIPAFSTQLGPKGMPGLPGIPGPTGKPGPRGVPGARGIPGIPGVAGPPGLPGSFKQKQQSAFSVTRQTSQYPLKNVPVVFNHVITNTNDDYDTTTGKFTCRLPGLYYFAFHSSHTANLCVILLKNQRKMASFCDHKTNSMQVSSGGTLLHLAAADEVWLGVNDYNGMVGIASSDSIFSGFLLFPD
- the C1QC gene encoding complement C1q subcomponent subunit C isoform X2; amino-acid sequence: MEKRFWVQLSLALILLFLHLGSAVSAENPPSCYGAPGLPGMPGLPGRDGRDGLKGAKGEPGIPAFSTQLGPKGMPGLPGIPGPTGKPGPRGVPGARGIPGIPGVAGPPGLPGSFKQKQQSAFSVTRQTSQYPLKNVPVVFNHVITNTNDDYDTTTGKFTCRLPGLYYFAFHSSHTANLCVILLKNQRKMASFCDHKTNSMQVSSGGTLLHLAAADEVWLGVNDYNGMVGIASSDSIFSGFLLFPD